Genomic segment of Lemur catta isolate mLemCat1 chromosome 2, mLemCat1.pri, whole genome shotgun sequence:
TCCTTACTCTTGCATCTTCCACAGTGGTGTAGGGTGAGATGGAGACTCTTAGCATCTGGTCATTATCAAAAACCCCTCCTATTCAAACCTACAAATACAGCAGACAAAACAATTTTAACACAAAAATCTATGTTTGCCATCgggaaatttaaaactaaaataaaaagagaaaagcagactTCTCTCAATCAATTTTTCAGAGTTCATCAGtatgaccctcagtttcctctaaGACTCTTCTCAAAGTGATCCTGGGATTCATTTGATGAAAATAATGCAAGGATTGCTAAAAGAACAATAATATAATATTGCCATATCCTATCACATTGTTTCTAAATGATGGTAACAAATTTTGGGTGGTAcatcaatgaatttttttaatttcagaagttATATATCTACTttcctggaaaacagaaaaatataattagcaCAGAAAACTAAACTGTGAGaatccctccctccaccctgtgCTCAGGCAACccctaaatgaaaaaaaaaattaaagtttgacttttatatgttaaataatatcTCCTAGGAGAAGACTAAAAATCCTGGGccactttataaaaaattttaagtaaatactaGGTATGGTAAAAACTAAAGGCAGCACATAAATAactgaagtttgagaaatactgctctttcatgtttatttcaaGTTTATATGACTGGCTGCACTATAGCATTCCTTGAATAATCAATGTTTATATGATTTAAAGTCTTTATACCATAAACCTTACAGTTGAATCATTATAGGTTATTGCCTACGGgatttctggttatttttttaaaaagtttttaaaatcagatttagAACATGACTCTTAATATaatcttgtttataaaataagtgaTTTTCACTATTTATAAGCCCTCTTGGGAATGTAATATGCTGCTAGTTTAAGGTCTCTATTTGGTTTCTATGCACTAAAAGCTTATTTATAAACTTTCTATCCACTATGAATAATTTGATATTGAATGGGATAAAAAGGTCTGACCCCAAAATTTcccatatttatatattcatatggtTTTCTCCACCATGAGTTATGTGTTGTTGAGTAAGTGAAGGACTAAGTGAAGGACTGTGGCTTattgttttctcatatttatatTCACATAATTTCTCTCGAGTATGGATTTTCCTATGTTGATTAAGGTGTGCACTCTggctaaaggctttcccacattcattacatttatagggtttctctcctgtatgagttCTCTCATGTTGATTAAGATGTGTTCTCTGGCTGAAGGCTTTGCCACAAAAactacattcataaggtttctctccagtatgaagtCTATGATGTTCAGTAAGGGATGTGATACGGCTAAAGGCTTTACCACATTGATTACATttatagggcttctctccagtatgaattctcagATGTTGAGTAAAGGATGAATGTTGTcgaaaggctttcccacattcattgcatATAAAAGGTTTTTCTCccgtgtgaattctctgatgttgaatAAGATGTATCCTTTGGCTGAATCTTTTCCCACATTCATCACACTTatagggcttctctcctgtaAGGATGATCTGAGGTTGTATAAGAGATGAGTTGTGgctgaaggccttcccacattcactGGGTTTCTCCCCAGTAAGAATATGATTAGTAAGAAGAATATGTTGATTGAAgatttttccacattcattataTTCATAGGGCTTCTCTCTTACATAATTTCCCTGACAGTAAATCAAGTCTGAATTATGTTTGATGTTATTTCCTTGTGTGTCAAAATTAAGAGGTATTTTAATTGAAGGAATTCTCTGATGCATAAGGTTTGAGTTCAGATTATAGTTTTCTGCAAACTTATTGCATTCAAGTCTTCTTTCCTGGGTGATCTTTTTGTGAGTGAGAGATAGTTGTCCTAAATGTCTCTGCTGGTTTCCTTGGTTAAACTCTAACTGGTAATCAAAATCCCAGAGTCCTCCTAAGATGGAGTACCAGAAACTGTCTCCTGTTAGTCTCTTCATTATCATGTCATGGGTTTgattttcatcagaaatattcTGGTTTGGAGTTGACTTTTTGATTTCAGGTCGGTTTTCCCCATCTAAAAGAAATTCAGAACATACAAATACTTTTCAATATTCTCTGTGCTTTAAAAGGGAAATTGTTGCATAAGGAATTACCAAATAAAACTGACAGTAATGTGTACAAAGTATACGCAGCATTGAAAGTTTTCAAATATGGCCATGTAACAAGCGGGATGATCATAAAGACAGGAAGCTGTAAGCAgggggaaaattttaaaacatggtaaTCATAAACAGAAGAGATCATCCAGGAGTATCCATGGTTGAAAGGAAATGGGTAGAAGATTAAGAAATATCAGAGAAAGGTCTGTGTTCAGATGTGGGAGATAGAGGAATAACTGTGCTTAGAGAAGGCAGGTCTGAGTCCAGGCCCTTACAAACCTCATCTGTGGATTATTCTACTGTAATGCCAGTTACTTGTTTACTTCAAAagtatttcttcctatttttaatactttgataCTGATAAAACTAATACTTGcttaaagtaaaatattcatataatgtGGAAATGTATAAAGAAAGAATCCCACCTCTTACAAATAATCATTGTTAACAGTTTAGATTTTATCTTGCCAGATTTTCCCTATGTTCACACAGATATATATGTAAACCATATTTTGAACAAGCATGActtacagattaagaaaaatatccaaaatatccTTTTGGTCTCCCACCACTTCTTTAAACTTTATTCAGTGGAAGTATTCTTCCTCTGCTTCTAGATGAAGATTTAACACAGCCCATGGCTTTCTCCTTAATTCTTAGGTAACAGATACTCGTACTAATACATTAAGTTACGAACCCAGTATctattcagtaattaaaatgTTCAGTCATATGTAACAGTTGAAACTCTAAAATCaattccttccccctcccctagACCTGTTACAGAAAGGGTcatgttccttcttttttctccctgcttACCTTTCCCCCCTTCTACTCTTTTCCTGTTGACGCCTTCCCTCATTCTACTGTCTCCCTTGCCTCtactctctcatttcttttcccaCTTAACTACTTCCCTGCTCACCTcttccctcactcactcactgttGTTTAGTTCCTGTCTAACAAGAGTTGGTGGGTACGGGCTGTGTGGAGGAAGAAGGCATTACGAGATAGGCCAGTTTTTGTATGGCTGGGTGGCTCCACATTCTCAGCTTGGCAGATGGTTATAATGGACTCACTTTTGGGAACTTTTAATGACTCCTGAGAGGTTCTTGCTGGACCCCCCCACCCTCTTCTGTCATTTCCATGATCTAGATAGATACATCTCTGTTTTGGGCATAAATCCTATTTGACAAGAACCCAGGCCATGCTGGCTGACCCATGAGAAACACTCATGATACCTTGACCCCCAAACCTGCTTAGTGTAGATTCATCCTAACACAACAGCTTTTGCTGGCTTATCCACCAAAGCCATTTAAGTCAGCTGGTCTCGGGCCTTGGACTTTTCTGAATGAGAATCTGCTTTAGCTTTCTCAGATGTGAGTCATGCACTAGCCTTGATCTTCCAGCCATATGGAATGTATATCAAAGCTGTCAGAATGGTCCCCTTGAAGCTGGGTAACCATACAATTATTGTCCTAATTGGGATACTTGATAGTAACAGGGGGTATCATTAATAATTACATAAGGAACTGTATGAGAAAACAGTGGGGGGGCATATGACTACTCTACCTTGACTTAACCCTTACTATGCTTCCTTCTACCTCTGCCCCAACAAGGGAGTTAGGAACTTACAACATAGTTCTCTCCTCTTACCAATCTCATCACAAAAGTCTCTCTCAGATCTCCTTTTATATCCTTGATCTGGCTGGCTAAGGAAAATAGGTTCATGaggccatttcttttttcttttttaaaaacccttcaGATTATGAATGAGGCCATGCCTTATGCTCATGGAGATGTGGGTGAGGGTTCCTACATCTACTTTGGCATGCAGATATCTTCTGTCAACTCTAAAGGAGGAAGAGTCCGTtctaacacacacatatatgaataaatatgtgtatgtatttatacatacatagtttaatttttaaaacaaaacaaactaatgTACATATTGCCTGTGTaactttttcacttaacaatattcTTTCTTAATGAGTATATATAGATCTACCTCATTTTTCTTAACGGGAttatcctatttaaaaaaatctattctccTGCTAAGTTttaagtttctaattttttttttttgctattttatacaATGGTACAATGAATATCCTTATACAAACATCTTACAGACCCAAGCTTGTATTTCAGAGAATGTGCAATGCCAGGTCACAAGGTTTGGATACTAAGCATTTTTATAGATTCTGTCAAATTGTTCTCTTAAAAGGTTCTACCAAACTCACAATATGAAATATAGTTCATTTCACCCACACCATTCCCAATACAAGATGTAATAACATTTTGGTTTTGCCAATTTGATGGGTGAAAAATGGTACCTCATcaatgtttcaatttttatttatttcattataagatAGCGTtagcatttttccatatatttattggttattttatttcttctgtgaataTTTTGGGATTCTAGGGATCTGTAGATATGCTGAAATTGAACACAAAGTTTTATGGGCaagtacatatatgtatttttctggaGAGAGAAGTATATCTTTCCTTAAATTCTCAAAGGGGTCCAAGATTCAAAAAGATTAAAGCCTCtgtgttaaaaatattctaatcACTCTCTTTGCCAACAGTCCCACTTCACTATTGAgtataataaaactaaaactaaattatTCTGCCTAAGTCACTGATTTCATCACGTTCACTTACACAAAAATCTGATGGTCTCACCCTTTAAAAACTAtccttggccaggcgcagtggctcacgcctgtaatcctagcactctgggaggccgaggcgggtggatcgctggaggtcaggagtttgagaccagcctgagcaagagcgagaccccatctctactaaaaatagaaagaaattatctggccaactaaaaatatatatagaaaagattagctgggcatggtggcgcatgcctgtagtcccagctacttgggaggctgaggcaggaggatcgcttaagcccaggagtttggggttgctgtgagcgaggctgacgccagggcactctagcctggcaacagagcgagactctgtctcaaagaaaaaaaaaaaaactatcctcAATAAAAATCTGATTACATATGACCAAAAGGTGTTCTTACTGTTTTATatagtaaattcaaaaataaataaattcatgcatAAAACTATGGGTGAAAAAGTAGGTCCTATGACCTTGTGTATGGAATGAtctcatttttgttaaaaaaaaaaagtatacccACATGAAGAGGATTTAATTATTTCTGGGAAAGTAGTAGTATGGATGgtatagttttgatttttccatGATGAGcatacattgttattttaaaaagaaaaacaagaaaggcagtataacttttttacttaaaaatatttaaatatttagcatattttcataatttaaaaaatttaacatcgTAGAAAGTGAGTTTCCAGTCACTAGTTCATATGTTTAAGACTTctgtgttggccgggcgcggtgggtggctcacgcctgtaatcctagcactctgagagggcgaggccggtggattgtttgagctcaggagttcgaaaccagcctgagcaagagcgagaccccgtctctactaaaaatacaaagaaattatatggacagctaaaatatatatagaaaaattagccgggcatggtggcgcatgcctgtagtcccaggtacttgggaggctgaggcaggaggatcacttgagcccaggcgtttgaggttgctgtgagctaggctgatgccacggcactctaacccgggcaacagagtgagactgtctcaagaaaaaaataaaaaaagacttctGTGTCTAGCATGAAGGGCCTGAGTTGGGTCATGAGATGATGGAAGAATATAATAAGTGAAGGAAATAAAGGTTTATCATTCATCAACCTTAAATATACTGCACTGCTGGAGCAATACATGCTTAGCTAggatacacatttaaaaaataaaatggaattgtatcataatattgttttgtattttgcttttttacattATTGAATATCATGAACACATTTCCATGTCAACAAATATATTTCCACATATTTTCTAAAGGACTGTACGATATCCAATTTTATGTATGTACAAAAgtacctcttttttttcttttgagacagagtcttgctttgttgccctaactagagtgcagtggcatcatcatagctcactgcaacctcaaactcccgggctcaagcaatcctcctgcctcagcctcccgagtagctgggactataggtgtgcaccactatgtgtggctaattttttaatattttgcagagacagggtgtcatttttgctcaggctgctctccatctcctgacctcaagtgatcctctcacctcagcctcccaggtgctaGGATTTTAGGTATGAGCCAGCTGACCAAAGAATTTTTAATCAATTCACACTTAGGTTGTAACGTCTTGTTACCAGAAATAGCACAGCAAGAATAATCAGTTGGCTGaacatgaattaattaaaaaatttaaagagaaaaaaagtccaAGTCAGAAAACTGTGAAAATAGATCAGTAGATGCACAAAAAGATATGGAACTCTGtcctaaaattaaattatatggggaaaaattaaaattatatgtgattaaaattaaattatatgtgATTGAGAAGATCAGATTAGTTTTTAACCAATTTATCATTTCAACCAAATTATCAACTGGATCACTTTATTTTCAACCAAAATGCTTTTGTCTGCCCATGAACTTTGGCTCCAGAATGTTTAGAATGATTGGCTGGAGCTCTGAAGACTATCTCACACTTTCTTAGCACCAAAATCTGTAGTCTGTAGACCTGGCTCCTGAAACCTCAGGTAAATATGGTACTTTAGGCTCCTACTGCCTATGGGTGGAGTTCAGGGCATTCATTCCCTAAGctccagcttccagaactttAGATTACCCCTGGAAGTATGGCAGCTGGATCAAAATGCTCATGGCcacttttcttgatttctttccttccacatcTTGCCTCTATGAGAGAAATAGGAAACCTCCTGCTGCCTGAAAGACTTGTCATCTGCTGATACCAGGAGGAGTGATTGTGCACGGACTGTAGAGGCACTGATCCCTCACTGTGGATCACCTCAAGACATACTCAGATCTTCAATCATAAGGTAACCTATCTACATCCCAATGGTATGCCAGACTCCAGGTTGGGGCAATGATTACCTTGGGCTTCACGGCAGCTTTGAAGAATAAACTCTGTTCTATTTGCCCCCAGTTCCTTGACTAACCTAAGCCCCCATGTTAGTAGACATTAGTATGACTGCCCTCAAAAGTAGGGTGAACGCTGATGAGAATAATCTCCCCCGCAATCCCCCAAATCAAGTCATATATACGGGAACATGTGGAGATACTGGTTACTTATGAACTACTGTCTACCTTCTTCCTGGTTTGGTCCTACATGGCTAAAGATCCAATCATTCACTGAAACCTCTAAACCTTCTTTGTAGTTTTGCCCAAGTCCTCTATGAGATCTTATGCTGCCTACCCTCCTGGGTTGTCTGAGATTACAGACAAAGTGCTATTTAGGAAGAAACTGTTTTCAGACATGAAAGCAGAAGAGCCTTCCCTGCCCATACTATGAGAATGACATGCAATTTAACTTGTGCCAAGTCTCAAGTTAAGTGAGTACAATGCCTCAGTCACA
This window contains:
- the ZNF713 gene encoding zinc finger protein 713 — encoded protein: MENLLEEISVENFPGIARDPNIQHRDILWGLRAEARTSPSSPGLGKSGPREPVAVTRPDNVGRCRPTASLAHAYRGSEASAARSPLREGCRQSRPRRLLVHPQEPRHPASLAPAWGPSAPSPAWARTSGGTTAASRGGASRCAFVREAVMPSQHAVLSQEGNMEEKEMSDGSQLARSQESLTFQDVAVDFTREEWEQLYPAQKNLYRDVMLENYRNLVALGHQLYKPEVIAQLEQEEQWMIERDNPLDTQPDGENRPEIKKSTPNQNISDENQTHDMIMKRLTGDSFWYSILGGLWDFDYQLEFNQGNQQRHLGQLSLTHKKITQERRLECNKFAENYNLNSNLMHQRIPSIKIPLNFDTQGNNIKHNSDLIYCQGNYVREKPYEYNECGKIFNQHILLTNHILTGEKPSECGKAFSHNSSLIQPQIILTGEKPYKCDECGKRFSQRIHLIQHQRIHTGEKPFICNECGKAFRQHSSFTQHLRIHTGEKPYKCNQCGKAFSRITSLTEHHRLHTGEKPYECSFCGKAFSQRTHLNQHERTHTGEKPYKCNECGKAFSQSAHLNQHRKIHTREKLCEYKYEKTISHSPSLSPSLTQQHITHGGENHMNI